One window of the Osmia bicornis bicornis unplaced genomic scaffold, iOsmBic2.1, whole genome shotgun sequence genome contains the following:
- the LOC123989010 gene encoding uncharacterized protein LOC123989010, whose translation MAFVTFPSCEEAMAAIRWAKDTCPTLHKRKLTVKEADPWHEANLLQPRPRPDPFPGWERPYSPPLPTEVVTRIARFLQFKDRARMECVCRGWRAGALASYSTIHDFDLQDWRWPEYQFGRRMTTDTFYWAIKRMGPYIDSLRLFDRAVTGNLSPQALAIAVRGCPFLTNVDLSGATIRPPAIRDLIPIAANLRRISLGPCHGRLDPELTGLLGAATQLLDFEAKATEFRGKSLLQVTPALRTLRLCQCPSVLPTPLAGALSRLSALAALELSHCDGLTSEEPLHQLVANQALHTTLEDLRIIGISFDPIMLDPELEDIEVPEDLQAPYVELNIGPANAGTSLAEAFTRLHTLHLRFCGWVSNSLLVQIGEHLKELERLDLSGCSNIRGQFALEELTTIHKLREIHLCNLHPSVGIQPLGSIRTLQEVQCRDSSGITDEDVCQVVRGCPALTRLNVEGCQGVTQQTVVGATEIVRREGRSAVLSLWVGETGANRFARVRQSLLLRVFFDRAYQPILA comes from the coding sequence ATGGCGTTTGTGACCTTCCCATCCTGCGAGGAAGCTATGGCGGCCATCCGATGGGCTAAGGATACCTGCCCGACGCTGCATAAGCGGAAACTGACGGTGAAGGAGGCAGATCCATGGCACGAAGCGAACTTGCTGCAGCCAAGGCCGCGGCCAGATCCGTTTCCGGGTTGGGAGCGCCCTTACTCCCCTCCGTTGCCGACGGAGGTCGTAACCCGCATCGCTCGCTTCCTCCAGTTCAAGGATCGTGCACGCATGGAGTGTGTGTGCCGGGGTTGGAGAGCAGGAGCTCTCGCCTCGTATTCGACCATCCACGATTTTGACCTGCAGGATTGGCGCTGGCCCGAATATCAATTTGGTAGGCGAATGACGACCGACACCTTCTATTGGGCTATCAAAAGGATGGGCCCCTATATCGACAGCCTACGCCTATTCGATCGAGCGGTGACTGGCAACCTTAGCCCCCAGGCACTTGCTATCGCTGTAAGGGGTTGCCCCTTCTTAACTAACGTCGATTTATCCGGAGCAACGATCCGTCCTCCCGCGATACGCGACTTAATTCCGATAGCCGCGAACTTGCGAAGGATTTCTTTGGGACCCTGTCATGGACGCTTGGATCCGGAGTTGACGGGGTTGCTTGGAGCGGCGACGCAGCTCCTGGATTTCGAGGCGAAAGCAACGGAGTTCCGGGGGAAGTCGTTGCTTCAGGTGACCCCGGCACTCAGGACCTTGCGGCTCTGCCAGTGTCCGTCGGTGCTTCCGACGCCGTTAGCAGGCGCATTAAGTCGATTAAGCGCTCTCGCCGCTCTCGAGCTCTCCCACTGCGACGGACTGACATCAGAAGAGCCATTGCATCAGCTTGTTGCAAATCAGGCTCTCCACACCACCTTGGAGGACCTAAGGATCATTGGAATAAGTTTCGATCCTATTATGTTAGATCCGGAGCTAGAGGATATTGAGGTGCCGGAAGACCTACAAGCACCGTACGTAGAGCTGAACATAGGACCAGCGAATGCGGGAACTTCGTTAGCGGAGGCGTTCACTCGTCTCCATACCCTGCATTTGCGTTTCTGCGGTTGGGTGTCGAATTCCCTACTAGTCCAAATTGGGGAACACTTGAAAGAACTTGAGCGATTGGATCTGTCAGGTTGCTCTAATATACGCGGGCAGTTCGCCCTGGAAGAACTGACGACGATACATAAACTGAGGGAAATACATTTGTGCAATCTGCACCCTTCGGTAGGCATTCAACCCCTAGGGTCAATAAGGACCTTGCAGGAGGTCCAGTGTAGGGACTCCTCTGGAATAACCGATGAAGATGTGTGCCAAGTGGTAAGGGGTTGCCCGGCTCTTACGCGCCTTAACGTCGAAGGTTGCCAGGGGGTGACGCAACAAACCGTTGTAGGCGCTACCGAAATAGTACGCCGAGAAGGAAGATCCGCTGTGTTGAGCTTGTGGGTGGGCGAAACGGGCGCTAATCGATTCGCGAGGGTCCGACAATCCCTATTGCTTCGGGTTTTCTTCGATCGGGCGTATCAGCCTATTTTAGCGTAA